From Rutidosis leptorrhynchoides isolate AG116_Rl617_1_P2 chromosome 3, CSIRO_AGI_Rlap_v1, whole genome shotgun sequence, a single genomic window includes:
- the LOC139898778 gene encoding CBL-interacting serine/threonine-protein kinase 8-like, with product MVVRKVGKYEVGRTIGEGTFAKVKFAQNTETGESVAMKLLDRATIIKHKMVDQIKREISIMKLVRHPNVVRLHEVLASRTKIYIILEFITGGELFDKIVHHGRLSEAESRRYFQQLIDGVEYCHSKGVYHRDLKPENLLLDSQGNLKISDFGLSALPAEGVSILRTTCGTPNYVAPEVLSHKGYNGALADVWSCGVILYVLIAGYLPFDEMDLTTLYNKIDKAEFSCPSWFPVGAKSLIHRILDPNPETRICIDEIRNDEWFKKNYVPARLFEYEDVNLDDVNAVFDDSEEERVDEQNADEDTGPLSLNAFDMIILSQGLNLSSMFDRGQDSVKHITRFVSQKPAKIVLSSMEVVAQSMGFKTHIRNYKMRVEGLSASKTSHFSVILEVYQVTSTFVMVDIQKSAGDGGEYLKFYKNFCNNLEDIIWKPPNEHQGKSKVTKTKSKRR from the exons atggtgGTGAGAAAAGTTGGAAAGTATGAAGTTGGACGAACGATCGGTGAAGGAACATTCGCTAAAGTTAAATTTGCTCAAAATACTGAAACTGGTGAAAGTGTTGCTATGAAATTACTCGATCGTGCTACTATTATCAAACATAAAATGGTTGATCAG ATCAAGAGAGAAATATCCATAATGAAGCTGGTTAGACATCCGAATGTTGTTCGATTGCACGAG GTACTAGCTAGCCGGACGAAAATCTACATAATTCTGGAATTTATTACAGGTGGTGAGCTATTTGATAAAATT GTGCATCATGGACGGCTGAGTGAAGCCGAATCTCGAAGATACTTTCAGCAGCTCATTGATGGTGTAGAATACTGCCATAGTAAAGGCGTTTATCATAGAGATTTAAAG CCTGAAAATCTTTTATTGGATTCACAAGGAAATTTAAAAATTTCAGATTTCGGACTAAGTGCATTGCCTGCAGAA GGTGTCAGTATCCTTCGAACAACTTGTGGTACTCCTAATTATGTTGCACCCGAG GTACTCAGTCACAAAGGTTATAATGGTGCTTTGGCTGATGTATGGTCTTGTGGGGTCATCCTTTATGTATTGATAGCAGGATACCTACCATTTGATGAAATGGATCTCACCACATTATATAATAAG ATTGATAAAGCTGAGTTTTCATGCCCGTCATGGTTTCCGGTAGGAGCAAAATCGTTAATTCATCGAATATTGGATCCAAATCCTGAAACA CGTATATGTATAGATGAAATACGGAATGATGAGTGGTTCAAGAAAAATTATGTTCCTGCTAGACTTTTTGAGTATGAAGACGTTAATCTGGATGATGTGAATGCTGTCTTTGATGACTCTGAG GAAGAACGGGTAGATGAGCAAAACGCAGATGAAGACACGGGTCCTTTATCTCTTAATGCATTTGATATGATAATTTTATCTCAAGGCTTGAACTTGTCTTCAATGTTTGACCGTGGTCAA GACTCGGTAAAGCACATAACTCGTTTTGTTTCTCAAAAACCTGCTAAGATTGTTTTATCAAGTATGGAAGTTGTTGCTCAGTCGATGGGTTTCAAGACGCACATTCGGAATTACAAG ATGAGAGTAGAAGGGCTTTCTGCTAGTAAGACATCACATTTTTCAGTTATCTTGGAA GTTTATCAAGTGACTTCGACTTTCGTCATGGTTGACATCCAAAAATCAGCTGGAGATGGTGGTGAATACCTTAAG TTTTACAAGAACTTCTGCAACAATCTTGAGGACATCATCTGGAAACCACCTAATGAACATCAGGGGAAGTCCAAGGTCACGAAAACTAAGAGCAAACGGCGTTAG
- the LOC139898779 gene encoding uncharacterized protein: MASIVSLKQTHEGFCSFQHIHNKPSKNSRPRTSNSVVLGAANDGKLNDKNGFLNRKIKRVSAATKIETFIPNGRVVNGSKTLKLNGTNEVNSKRNFEEFENNNHLRRMIRNGELEEGFKYLENMAYRGDIPDIIPCTSLIRGFCRTGKTRKATRVMEILEESGAVPDVITYNVLISGYCRAGEIDKALSVFDKMSVAPDVVTYNTILRSLCDKGKLEEAMVVLARQMEKECYPDVITYTILIEAACKMSGVGQAMKLLDEMKTKGCKPDVVTYNVLINGFCKEGRLNDAIKFLNDMPSMGCQPNVVTHNIILRSMCSMGKWMDAEKFVADMLKKGCAPSVVTFNILINFLCRRGLLGRAIDILEKMSKHGCTPNSLSYNPLLHGFCKEKKMDRAIEYLEVMVSRGCYPDIVTYNTLLTALCKDGKVDFAVEILNHLSFEGCSPVLITYNTVIDGLSKIGKTDRAIMLIDEMKQKGLQPDIITYSSVVSGLSREGKVEEAIKFLHDLEGLGVRPNVLTYNAVMLGLCKARKTDRAIDFLGYMVSKGCKPTEGTYTILIEGLAHEGFAEEALELLNELCSRGVVKKRSAEQVVVKL; this comes from the coding sequence ATGGCATCAATTGTATCTTTAAAGCAGACCCATGAAGGGTTTTGTTCATTTCAACATATTCATAACAAACCCTCCAAGAATTCTAGACCTAGAACATCTAATTCCGTTGTTTTAGGTGCTGCAAATGATGGTAAATTGAATGATAAAAATGGGTTCTTGAATAGAAAGATCAAAAGGGTGTCTGCTGCAACAAAAATCGAAACTTTTATCCCAAATGGGCGGGTGGTTAACGGGTCGAAAACTCTGAAATTGAATGGGACTAATGAGGTTAACTCAAAAAGGAATTTTGAGGAATTTGAAAATAATAATCATCTTAGGAGAATGATTAGAAATGGTGAATTAGAAGAAGGGTTTAAGTATTTGGAAAATATGGCTTATAGAGGTGATATCCCGGATATAATCCCGTGTACGAGTCTAATTAGGGGTTTTTGTCGAACAGGCAAAACGCGAAAAGCTACTAGGGTTATGGAGATTCTTGAAGAATCTGGTGCTGTACCTGATGTAATTACTTACAATGTTTTGATTAGTGGGTATTGTAGAGCGGGTGAGATTGATAAAGCGCTTAGTGTTTTTGATAAAATGTCTGTAGCACCTGATGTTGTTACTTACAATACGATATTACGTTCGTTGTGTGATAAAGGGAAGTTAGAAGAAGCGATGGTCGTTTTAGCTCGACAAATGGAGAAAGAGTGTTATCCGGATGTTATTACATACACGATTTTGATAGAGGCTGCGTGTAAAATGAGTGGTGTAGGTCAAGCAATGAAGCTTTTAGATGAAATGAAAACGAAAGGTTGTAAGCCCGATGTTGTTACGTATAATGTGCTTATTAACGGGTTTTGTAAAGAAGGGAGATTAAACGATGCGATTAAGTTTTTAAACGATATGCCATCGATGGGTTGTCAACCGAATGTTGTTACACATAATATCATATTACGGAGTATGTGTAGTATGGGAAAATGGATGGATGCCGAGAAGTTTGTGGCGGATATGTTGAAAAAAGGGTGTGCACCGAGTGTTGTTACTTTTAACATTTTGATAAACTTTTTATGTCGAAGAGGGTTATTAGGACGAGCGATTGATATATTGGAAAAGATGTCGAAACATGGTTGTACACCTAATTCGTTAAGTTACAACCCGTTATTGCATGGTTTTTGCAAAGAGAAGAAAATGGATCGAGCGATTGAGTATTTGGAGGTTATGGTTTCTCGAGGGTGTTATCCTGATATTGTGACTTATAATACGCTTCTCACTGCTTTATGTAAAGACGGGAAAGTTGATTTTGCGGTTGAGATACTTAATCACTTGAGTTTCGAAGGATGTTCACCCGTTTTGATCACGTACAACACTGTAATCGATGGGTTATCGAAGATTGGTAAAACGGATCGTGCGATAATGTTGATTGATGAGATGAAGCAAAAAGGGTTGCAGCCGGATATAATCACGTATTCTTCGGTTGTAAGTGGGTTAAGTCGGGAAGGAAAAGTTGAAGAAGCGATTAAGTTTCTTCATGATTTGGAAGGGTTAGGTGTGCGACCGAATGTGTTGACTTATAACGCGGTGATGTTGGGGTTGTGTAAGGCTCGAAAAACTGATCGAGCCATTGACTTTTTAGGATATATGGTTTCGAAGGGGTGTAAGCCTACAGAAGGTACTTATACGATTTTGATCGAAGGGTTGGCTCATGAAGGGTTTGCAGAGGAAGCGTTGGAGTTGTTGAATGAGTTGTGTTCAAGAGGGGTTGTGAAGAAACGGTCGGCTGAACAGGTTGTGGTGAAGCTCTAG